From Struthio camelus isolate bStrCam1 chromosome 21, bStrCam1.hap1, whole genome shotgun sequence, one genomic window encodes:
- the MTHFR gene encoding methylenetetrahydrofolate reductase (NADPH) isoform X3, which produces MVNETQHTCSASSSSKSDGGSSSGSESSKDSSRCSTPVLDAERHERLREKMRRRQDSGDKWFSLEFFPPRTASGAVNLISRFDRMGAGGPLFIDVTWHPAGDPGSDKETSSMIIANTAVNYCGLETILHMTCCNQTKDDITGHLQKAKRLGLKNIMALRGDPAGEEWEEEVEGFNYAVDLVKHIRNEFDDYFDICVAGYPKGHPEAESYEADLRHLKEKVFAGADFIITQLFFRSETFLKFMKDCQAIGITCPIVPGIFPIQGYHSLRQLVRLSKLEVPQEIKDVIEPIKDNDAAIRNYGVELAVSMCRELLDSGMVHGLHFYTLNREVATTEVLKRLGMWKEDPRRPLPWAVSAHPKRRVEDVRPIFWASRPKSYIYRTQEWDDFPNGRWGNSSSPAFGELKDYYLFYLKSKSPREELLKMWGEELTSEESVFEVFTCYITGEPNKNGHRVTCMPWNDDPLATETNLLKEQLEKVNRRGILTINSQPNINGKPSTDPIVGWGPSGGYVFQKAYLEFFTSSEIVTALLKVLKKYELRVNYHIVNVKGQNITNAPDLQPNAVTWGIFPGREIIQPTVVDPVSFLFWKDEAFALWIEQWAKLYEEESPSRMIIQYIHDNYYLVNLVDNDFPLENCLWQVVDDTFELLNSPTEQ; this is translated from the exons ATGGTCAACGAGACTCAACATACCTGCagtgccagctccagctccaaaTCTGATGGTGGCAGCAGTAGCGGGAGTGAGAGCTCCAAGGACAGCTCACGCTGCTCCACCCCGGTCCTCGATGCCGAACGTCATGAGCGACTGCGGGAGAAGATGCGCCGACGGCAGGACTCTGGAGACAAGTGGTTCTCCTTGGAGTTCTTCCCTCCACGCACAGCCAGTGGTGCTGTCAATCTCATCTCtag GTTTGATCGCATGGGAGCAGGCGGTCCCCTCTTCATTGATGTGACCTGGCACCCTGCAGGTGACCCAGGGTCTGACAAGGAGACCTCTTCCATGATCATTGCCAACACTGCAGTCAACTACTGTGGCCTGGAGACCATCCTCCACATGACATGCTGCAACCAGACCAAGGATGACATCACAGGGCATCTGCAGAAGGCCAAGCGGCTGGGGTTGAAGAACATCATGGCATTGCGTGGAG ACCCTGCTGGAGAGGAATGGGAGGAAGAGGTAGAAGGGTTCAACTATGCTGTTGATCTAGTGAAGCACATCCGCAATGAATTTGATGATTACTTTGACATCTGTGTGGCAG GCTACCCGAAGGGTCATCCTGAAGCAGAGAGCTATGAGGCAGACCTGAGGCACCTGAAGGAGAAAGTCTTTGCTGGGGCAGACTTCATCATCACGCAGCTCTTCTTCCGATCAGAAACCTTTCTCAAGTTCATGAAGGACTGTCAAGCCATTGGCATCACCTGCCCCATTGTCCCTGGCATCTTCCCTATACAG GGTTACCACTCCCTGCGCCAGCTGGTGAGGCTTTCCAAGCTCGAAGTGCCTCAAGAAATCAAAGATGTGATTGAACCCATCAAGGACAACGATGCAGCTATCCGGAACTACGGGGTAGAGCTGGCAGTGTCCATGTGCCGGGAGCTGTTGGATAGTGGCATGGTCCACGGGCTCCATTTTTACACCCTCAATCGGGAAGTGGCCACTACTGAAGTCCTTAAGCGCCTGGGCATGTGGAAAGAGGACCCTAG GCGGCCTCTGCCCTGGGCAGTCAGTGCTCACCCCAAGAGAAGAGTTGAAGATGTTCGGCCAATATTCTGGGCCTCTAGGCCAAAGAGTTACATCTATCGAACTCAAGAGTGGGATGATTTCCCCAATGGTCGATG GGGTAACTCCTCCTCTCCGGCCTTTGGGGAACTGAAGGACTATTATCTCTTCTACTTGAAGAGCAAGTCTCCCCGGGAGGAGCTCCTGAAGATGTGGGGAGAAGAGCTGACCAGTGAAGAGAGCGTCTTTGAAGTGTTCACATGTTACATCACTGGAGAGCCCAACAAGAACGGACACAGG GTTACATGTATGCCTTGGAACGATGACCCTCTTGCTACTGAGACCAACCTTCTGAAAGAGCAGCTGGAGAAGGTCAATAGACGAGGAATCCTGACCATCAACTCCCAGCCAAACATCAATGGCAAACCATCTACGGATCCCATTGTAGGCTGGGGGCCCAGCGGGGGTTATGTCTTCCAAAAG GCATACCTAGAGTTCTTCACCTCCAGTGAGATCGTCACGGCACTGCTCAAAGTGCTGAAGAAGTACGAGCTGCGGGTGAATTACCACATTGTCAACGTCAAG GGCCAGAATATCACCAATGCTCCTGATCTGCAACCCAATGCTGTCACCTGGGGCATCTTTCCAGGCAGAGAGATCATCCAGCCCACTGTAGTGGATCCTGTAAGCTTCCTCTTCTGGAAG GATGAGGCCTTTGCACTGTGGATTGAGCAATGGGCCAAGCTCTATGAAGAGGAGTCACCCTCTCGCATGATCATCCAGTACATCCATGACAACTACTACTTGGTCAACCTGGTGGACAATGACTTCCCCCTCGAAAACTGCCTCTGGCAGGTTGTGGATGACACTTTTGAGCTGTTGAATTCTCCAACAGAGCAGTGA
- the MTHFR gene encoding methylenetetrahydrofolate reductase (NADPH) isoform X2: MDIRFDRMGAGGPLFIDVTWHPAGDPGSDKETSSMIIANTAVNYCGLETILHMTCCNQTKDDITGHLQKAKRLGLKNIMALRGDPAGEEWEEEVEGFNYAVDLVKHIRNEFDDYFDICVAGYPKGHPEAESYEADLRHLKEKVFAGADFIITQLFFRSETFLKFMKDCQAIGITCPIVPGIFPIQGYHSLRQLVRLSKLEVPQEIKDVIEPIKDNDAAIRNYGVELAVSMCRELLDSGMVHGLHFYTLNREVATTEVLKRLGMWKEDPRRPLPWAVSAHPKRRVEDVRPIFWASRPKSYIYRTQEWDDFPNGRWGNSSSPAFGELKDYYLFYLKSKSPREELLKMWGEELTSEESVFEVFTCYITGEPNKNGHRVTCMPWNDDPLATETNLLKEQLEKVNRRGILTINSQPNINGKPSTDPIVGWGPSGGYVFQKAYLEFFTSSEIVTALLKVLKKYELRVNYHIVNVKGQNITNAPDLQPNAVTWGIFPGREIIQPTVVDPVSFLFWKDEAFALWIEQWAKLYEEESPSRMIIQYIHDNYYLVNLVDNDFPLENCLWQVVDDTFELLNSPTEQ; this comes from the exons ATGGACATCAG GTTTGATCGCATGGGAGCAGGCGGTCCCCTCTTCATTGATGTGACCTGGCACCCTGCAGGTGACCCAGGGTCTGACAAGGAGACCTCTTCCATGATCATTGCCAACACTGCAGTCAACTACTGTGGCCTGGAGACCATCCTCCACATGACATGCTGCAACCAGACCAAGGATGACATCACAGGGCATCTGCAGAAGGCCAAGCGGCTGGGGTTGAAGAACATCATGGCATTGCGTGGAG ACCCTGCTGGAGAGGAATGGGAGGAAGAGGTAGAAGGGTTCAACTATGCTGTTGATCTAGTGAAGCACATCCGCAATGAATTTGATGATTACTTTGACATCTGTGTGGCAG GCTACCCGAAGGGTCATCCTGAAGCAGAGAGCTATGAGGCAGACCTGAGGCACCTGAAGGAGAAAGTCTTTGCTGGGGCAGACTTCATCATCACGCAGCTCTTCTTCCGATCAGAAACCTTTCTCAAGTTCATGAAGGACTGTCAAGCCATTGGCATCACCTGCCCCATTGTCCCTGGCATCTTCCCTATACAG GGTTACCACTCCCTGCGCCAGCTGGTGAGGCTTTCCAAGCTCGAAGTGCCTCAAGAAATCAAAGATGTGATTGAACCCATCAAGGACAACGATGCAGCTATCCGGAACTACGGGGTAGAGCTGGCAGTGTCCATGTGCCGGGAGCTGTTGGATAGTGGCATGGTCCACGGGCTCCATTTTTACACCCTCAATCGGGAAGTGGCCACTACTGAAGTCCTTAAGCGCCTGGGCATGTGGAAAGAGGACCCTAG GCGGCCTCTGCCCTGGGCAGTCAGTGCTCACCCCAAGAGAAGAGTTGAAGATGTTCGGCCAATATTCTGGGCCTCTAGGCCAAAGAGTTACATCTATCGAACTCAAGAGTGGGATGATTTCCCCAATGGTCGATG GGGTAACTCCTCCTCTCCGGCCTTTGGGGAACTGAAGGACTATTATCTCTTCTACTTGAAGAGCAAGTCTCCCCGGGAGGAGCTCCTGAAGATGTGGGGAGAAGAGCTGACCAGTGAAGAGAGCGTCTTTGAAGTGTTCACATGTTACATCACTGGAGAGCCCAACAAGAACGGACACAGG GTTACATGTATGCCTTGGAACGATGACCCTCTTGCTACTGAGACCAACCTTCTGAAAGAGCAGCTGGAGAAGGTCAATAGACGAGGAATCCTGACCATCAACTCCCAGCCAAACATCAATGGCAAACCATCTACGGATCCCATTGTAGGCTGGGGGCCCAGCGGGGGTTATGTCTTCCAAAAG GCATACCTAGAGTTCTTCACCTCCAGTGAGATCGTCACGGCACTGCTCAAAGTGCTGAAGAAGTACGAGCTGCGGGTGAATTACCACATTGTCAACGTCAAG GGCCAGAATATCACCAATGCTCCTGATCTGCAACCCAATGCTGTCACCTGGGGCATCTTTCCAGGCAGAGAGATCATCCAGCCCACTGTAGTGGATCCTGTAAGCTTCCTCTTCTGGAAG GATGAGGCCTTTGCACTGTGGATTGAGCAATGGGCCAAGCTCTATGAAGAGGAGTCACCCTCTCGCATGATCATCCAGTACATCCATGACAACTACTACTTGGTCAACCTGGTGGACAATGACTTCCCCCTCGAAAACTGCCTCTGGCAGGTTGTGGATGACACTTTTGAGCTGTTGAATTCTCCAACAGAGCAGTGA
- the MTHFR gene encoding methylenetetrahydrofolate reductase (NADPH) isoform X1 codes for MNSVACATTSSNQVPMLCHVQPTCCFSLVIVSFGREFTMVNETQHTCSASSSSKSDGGSSSGSESSKDSSRCSTPVLDAERHERLREKMRRRQDSGDKWFSLEFFPPRTASGAVNLISRFDRMGAGGPLFIDVTWHPAGDPGSDKETSSMIIANTAVNYCGLETILHMTCCNQTKDDITGHLQKAKRLGLKNIMALRGDPAGEEWEEEVEGFNYAVDLVKHIRNEFDDYFDICVAGYPKGHPEAESYEADLRHLKEKVFAGADFIITQLFFRSETFLKFMKDCQAIGITCPIVPGIFPIQGYHSLRQLVRLSKLEVPQEIKDVIEPIKDNDAAIRNYGVELAVSMCRELLDSGMVHGLHFYTLNREVATTEVLKRLGMWKEDPRRPLPWAVSAHPKRRVEDVRPIFWASRPKSYIYRTQEWDDFPNGRWGNSSSPAFGELKDYYLFYLKSKSPREELLKMWGEELTSEESVFEVFTCYITGEPNKNGHRVTCMPWNDDPLATETNLLKEQLEKVNRRGILTINSQPNINGKPSTDPIVGWGPSGGYVFQKAYLEFFTSSEIVTALLKVLKKYELRVNYHIVNVKGQNITNAPDLQPNAVTWGIFPGREIIQPTVVDPVSFLFWKDEAFALWIEQWAKLYEEESPSRMIIQYIHDNYYLVNLVDNDFPLENCLWQVVDDTFELLNSPTEQ; via the exons ATGAACTCAGTAGCTTGTGCAACCACTTCCTCCAACCAAGTGCCAATGTTATGTCATGTTCAGCCAACTTGCTGCTTCTCGTTAGTGATTGTAAGTTTTGGCAG AGAGTTCACCATGGTCAACGAGACTCAACATACCTGCagtgccagctccagctccaaaTCTGATGGTGGCAGCAGTAGCGGGAGTGAGAGCTCCAAGGACAGCTCACGCTGCTCCACCCCGGTCCTCGATGCCGAACGTCATGAGCGACTGCGGGAGAAGATGCGCCGACGGCAGGACTCTGGAGACAAGTGGTTCTCCTTGGAGTTCTTCCCTCCACGCACAGCCAGTGGTGCTGTCAATCTCATCTCtag GTTTGATCGCATGGGAGCAGGCGGTCCCCTCTTCATTGATGTGACCTGGCACCCTGCAGGTGACCCAGGGTCTGACAAGGAGACCTCTTCCATGATCATTGCCAACACTGCAGTCAACTACTGTGGCCTGGAGACCATCCTCCACATGACATGCTGCAACCAGACCAAGGATGACATCACAGGGCATCTGCAGAAGGCCAAGCGGCTGGGGTTGAAGAACATCATGGCATTGCGTGGAG ACCCTGCTGGAGAGGAATGGGAGGAAGAGGTAGAAGGGTTCAACTATGCTGTTGATCTAGTGAAGCACATCCGCAATGAATTTGATGATTACTTTGACATCTGTGTGGCAG GCTACCCGAAGGGTCATCCTGAAGCAGAGAGCTATGAGGCAGACCTGAGGCACCTGAAGGAGAAAGTCTTTGCTGGGGCAGACTTCATCATCACGCAGCTCTTCTTCCGATCAGAAACCTTTCTCAAGTTCATGAAGGACTGTCAAGCCATTGGCATCACCTGCCCCATTGTCCCTGGCATCTTCCCTATACAG GGTTACCACTCCCTGCGCCAGCTGGTGAGGCTTTCCAAGCTCGAAGTGCCTCAAGAAATCAAAGATGTGATTGAACCCATCAAGGACAACGATGCAGCTATCCGGAACTACGGGGTAGAGCTGGCAGTGTCCATGTGCCGGGAGCTGTTGGATAGTGGCATGGTCCACGGGCTCCATTTTTACACCCTCAATCGGGAAGTGGCCACTACTGAAGTCCTTAAGCGCCTGGGCATGTGGAAAGAGGACCCTAG GCGGCCTCTGCCCTGGGCAGTCAGTGCTCACCCCAAGAGAAGAGTTGAAGATGTTCGGCCAATATTCTGGGCCTCTAGGCCAAAGAGTTACATCTATCGAACTCAAGAGTGGGATGATTTCCCCAATGGTCGATG GGGTAACTCCTCCTCTCCGGCCTTTGGGGAACTGAAGGACTATTATCTCTTCTACTTGAAGAGCAAGTCTCCCCGGGAGGAGCTCCTGAAGATGTGGGGAGAAGAGCTGACCAGTGAAGAGAGCGTCTTTGAAGTGTTCACATGTTACATCACTGGAGAGCCCAACAAGAACGGACACAGG GTTACATGTATGCCTTGGAACGATGACCCTCTTGCTACTGAGACCAACCTTCTGAAAGAGCAGCTGGAGAAGGTCAATAGACGAGGAATCCTGACCATCAACTCCCAGCCAAACATCAATGGCAAACCATCTACGGATCCCATTGTAGGCTGGGGGCCCAGCGGGGGTTATGTCTTCCAAAAG GCATACCTAGAGTTCTTCACCTCCAGTGAGATCGTCACGGCACTGCTCAAAGTGCTGAAGAAGTACGAGCTGCGGGTGAATTACCACATTGTCAACGTCAAG GGCCAGAATATCACCAATGCTCCTGATCTGCAACCCAATGCTGTCACCTGGGGCATCTTTCCAGGCAGAGAGATCATCCAGCCCACTGTAGTGGATCCTGTAAGCTTCCTCTTCTGGAAG GATGAGGCCTTTGCACTGTGGATTGAGCAATGGGCCAAGCTCTATGAAGAGGAGTCACCCTCTCGCATGATCATCCAGTACATCCATGACAACTACTACTTGGTCAACCTGGTGGACAATGACTTCCCCCTCGAAAACTGCCTCTGGCAGGTTGTGGATGACACTTTTGAGCTGTTGAATTCTCCAACAGAGCAGTGA